From the Pseudomonas sp. VD-NE ins genome, the window GCCGGGCCCACGCAGCACCTGCTCAACACCTTGATCCAGAATATCGGCGACTACCTTGGCGCCTTGCCGATGAAGAGTTTCGACCTCTACGCCTACGATAAACCGAGCGACTGGCTCGGCGGCTGGACAGTGTTCTACTGGGCCTGGTGGATTGCATGGTCGCCGTTCGTGGGCCTGTTCATCGCACGGATTTCCCGTGGTCGCACCATCCGTGAATTCGTTTTCGGCGTGCTGTTGATTCCGCTCGGTTTCACCCTCGCGTGGATGTCGATCTTCGGCAACAGCGCAATCGATCAGGTACTCAACCACGGTATGAGTGCGCTGGGCATGTCCGCCCTCGACAACCCGTCGATGAGCATTTACCTGCTGCTGGAAACCTACCCGTGGAGCAAAACCGTCATTGCCGTGACGGTGTTTATCAGCTTCGTGTTCTTCGTCACCTCTGCCGACTCCGGCACGGTGGTGCTCTCGACCTTGTCGGCCAAGGGCGGCACCCCGGACGAAGACGGCCCGAAATGGCTGCGGGTGTTCTGGGGCGCGATGACCGCGCTGATCACCAGTGCGTTGCTGTTCTCCGGCAGCATCGATGCGCTGAAATCGGCGGTGGTGCTGACCTCGTTGCCGTTCTCGTTGATTCTGTTGCTGATGATGTGGGGCCTGCACAAGGCGTTCTATCTGGAGTCGCAGAAGCAGATTGCACAGTTGCATTCGCTGGCACCGGTCTCCGGTTCGCGACGTGGCACGGGTGGCTGGCGTCAGCGCTTGAGTCAGGCTGTGCATTTCCCGTCGCGTGACGAGGTGTACCGTTTCATGGACACCACGGTGCGCCCGGCGATTGAAGAAGTGACGGCGGTGTTCGTCGAGAAAGGCCTCAACGTGGTCACCCAGCCGGATCCGGCGAATGACAGCGTCAGCCTCGAAATCGGCCATGGTGATGCGCATCCGTTCATCTATCAGGTGCAGATGCGCGGCTACTTCACGCCGTCGTTCGCGCGTGGCGGCATGGGCTCCAAGCAGCTCAACAATCGTCGCTACTACCGCGCTGAAGTGCACTTGAGTGAGGGCAGTCAGGACTACGATCTGGTCGGCTACACCAAAGAGCAGATCATCAACGACATCCTCGACCAGTACGAACGCCACATGCAGTTCCTGCATCTGGTGCGTTGATCGGGAGCTGAGCGTCGGGACGGTTTTATGACTCGGCGCTCAGCACCATGAACAACACCATCGCCGCCATCGGCACGCCGAATACCGCACTGCCAATCGCTATTTCGGAACCCAGCGGCTGGCCGGTGTGGACCACACCCACCGCGCCATTAATCACCGTCAACGCCAGCCACAGGGCGGCGAAGCCGTAGGCCATGGTCTGGCGGCTGAAGCCGATACGCTCGCCGATGTAGAGCATCAGCGCGAGCAGGACCAGGCCGAAGAAGATGATGATGGGGGTGTGCATGGGGCGTTCTGCCTGATGGAGGTGCAGTGCCGGGAAGAGTCCCTTCGCGAGCAGGCTCGCTCCCACAATGGATCTCGGCTGGACATAAATTTTACGTACGCAGGAAATCCCTGTGGGAGCGAGCCTGCTCGCGAAAGGGCCACCTCTGTGTCCTTTAGAGCATAGCCAATCCAGCCCCCGCCATACTCATCAGGTACTTTCGCGTTCGATAACCTGGCATTGCAGCAGGTTCAGCCGTTGCAACTCGTCGCTCGGCAATACCCCAAGACTTTCCAGTACGCGGGTTGCAGCGAGCACGCCGATCTCAAGTGCCGGTGGTTTGATCGTGCTGAGGCTTGGCAAAAGCATCTCGGCGAACGGGTAATTGCCGAAGCCGAGAACGGCGCAGTCTTCGGGGATTTTCAAACCGGCGCGTTGCCCGGCGAGCAGGCCGCCGGCGGCGAGGTTGTCGTTGGCGAAGATGATCGCGTCTGGGCGCGGTGTGGTGTTCATCAGGGCGTCCATCGCCTGTTTGCCGGCCTTGAATGGTGCGCGATCAGCGTCAGGGGCATAGACCCAAGGATCCAGGCCGGATTCGCGCAAGGTCGCCGCGTAACCGTCGCGGCGTTCCAATGCGCTGAAGTCGCCCGCAGCGCTGTTCTGCACGAAGGCGATACGTTGGTAGCCTTTTTCCAGCAGATATCTGGCGGCTGTCACGCCCACCTCAAAATGCGAAAAACCGATCTGCATCGGCTCCCGATCCGGCTGGTAATCCCAGGTTTCAATCACCGGAATATCCGCCTCGGCGATCATCTTTTCCGTACCCGCACTGTGAAAGTGACTGGTCAGCACCAGCGCCGCGGGTGACCAGCCGAGAAACGCGCGCACGGCGTTTTCTTCTTGTTCAGTGCTGAAGTAACTCGACGCCAGCAACAGCTGATAGCCATGCCGACTGAGGGTGTCGCTGAAGCCTTGAATGGTATTGGCGAAGATCGGCCCGGAGATGTTCGGGATGACCATGCCGACGATTTTTCCCCGCGCCGAGGCCAGCCCGCCGGCCACCAGATTCGGCACGTAACCCAGCTCAGCTACGACCGCAGCAATCCGCTCGCGACGCTCGGGCGAAACCTGCTCCGGCTGGTTGAAATAGCGCGACACGGTAATCGCCGAAACCCCGGCCTGACGTGCTACGGCATTCAGGGTCACGCGTCCGGCGCCACGACGTTTGCGGGGTTTTTCTTCGCTCAAGGCTCCATCCCTCTTAAAAACCAAATCGCATATAAAAGTAATTTTTCAGTATTGGACGCTCTATGTGCGGCTTGCCAATACTGTCGATGGTAGCGCTAACAAAGCGCGCTGTCTGCTACTCGCTCAAGCGAATGCCCAAGACACCGATTCAGGCGCTGTCGTCGCAGAACGGCAGCGGTTAAGGGCCAATTTCGAGCGGGCAAACATGCATAACATTCCTGGGGCGACACACACACTGGCGCAGTCGATTCGCGCCGCCGGCTGGCTATTCACGGGGTTGGCGGCGCTGCCGTTGCCCAACGCATTCGCTGCCGAGAGCAGTGATCAGGAGCCGACGCTCAAATCGGTGACCGTCACTGCCACCCGTCGCGAGGAGTCGCTGCAAAAAGTACCGGTCGCGGTGTCCGTCATCGACGGGGAGCAGCTTGAACGCGATAACCGCAACGGCGTAGCGAGCATCGTCCAGCAGGTGCCGTCGCTGAACTTCCGCACTGGCGCGTCGAACAAGGACACTTCGTTGTTCGTGCGCGGTGTCGGCACGATTTCCACCTCACCTGGCGTCGAGCCGACCGTGGCGACGGTGATCGACGGCGTGGTCTATGCGCGTCCCGGCCAATCCACTCTCGACTTGCTGGATCTGGAGCGCGTCGAAGTATTGCGCGGCCCGCAAGGCACGCTGTTTGGCAAAAACGCCTCGGCCGGTGTGCTCAACATCACCAGCAAGGCACCCACCGCCGAGACCCATGGCTACATCGATCAGTCGTACTACAGCGGCAACGAAAGCCGCACCCGGTTCGGCATCGGCGGCAGCCTGATTCCGGACACGTTGAAAGGCTCGATCAGCACGCTGTTCGGCACCTACGACGGCAACGTCGACAACAAGCACAACGGCCAAGAGGTCAACGGTTACAACCATCGCGGCGTGCGCGGCAAACTCGAATTCACGCCGAATGACGACGTCACTTTCACCCTGATCGCCGACTACATGCAGTCCCACGATGACGGCCCCAACGGCGTGGTCAGCAAGTCGCTGACCCCGGCCTTCGCCAATGCGCTAAGCCCGGTCAATGCGAGCAGCCACAACCGCGACATCAACACCGACACCCGCTCACACGTTGAGGACACCAACAAAGGCTTGTCCGGCCAGCTCGACTGGCAACTGGGCGATTACACCCTGACGTCGATTACCGCGTGGCGTGGTTGGGACAACACTCAGTATCAGGATGGCGACCGTCTCGGCACCGTGACCGCAGCGTTTCCCGGCACCGCGGACAAGGGCGATCTGGCCTTCGATCAATACTCGCAAGAGCTGCGCCTGGCCTCGCCGAAGGGCGAATTTCTCGAATACGTCGGTGGTCTGTTCTACATGCACGGCAAGGACGACGAGACCTATCAGCGCACACTGACAACGACCACGCGCACCGACCGAGGCGTCGCCGATTACAGCACCACCAGCGACAGCTATGCGGTGTTCGGTGAGAGCACGCTGAACTTCACTTCGGACTTTCGTGGCATCGCCGGCCTGCGCTACACCCACGATGAGCTGGAATACGATCACCGCCGCGTTTCGACTTCGGCGACCACGGTCAGCGGCATTCAACCGGCCACCAGCAGCTCCGGTTCGGTGGACGAAGACGGCTGGTCCGGCCGCCTCGGTGTGCAATACGACTTGAGCGATACGGTCACCACTTATCTGACGTATTCGCGCGGCTACAAAGGCCCGGCCTACAACGTGTTCTTCAACATGCAGCCGCGCGACACCGAAGCGCTCAAACCGGAAACTTCCAACACTTGGGAGGCAGGCATCAAGGCGACGAGCTGGAACAATCGCCTGACCACCAACCTCGCGGTGTTCCACAGCGATTACGACAACTATCAGGCGAACTTCTTCGACACCGTCGCCGGGCAAGTGGTGACGCGTCTGATCAACGCCGGCAGCGTCAGCACCGAAGGCGTCGAACTCGATTACGCCTTGCAGGCCACCCAGCAATTGAAGCTGTCCGGCGCACTGGCCTACACCCGCGCCCGCATCGACGAATTCGCCTGCCCGGCGGGCGCGGCGGCGTCGTGCAACGTCAACGGCAAACCGCTGCCGTTCAGCCCGGACTGGAAAAGCTACGTGCGCGCCGACTACACCATCCCGCTGGATAACGGCCTGGATATCGAACTCGGCACCGACTACAGCTGGCAGAGCGAAGTGCAGTACGACATCAGCCAGAACGTCGACACCAAGCAGGGTGCCTACGGTCTGTGGAACGCCAGTGTTGCGCTGGCCGATTACAGCAATGGCTGGCGCGTGGCGCTGCTGGGCAAGAACCTCACCGACAAGTCTTATTCTCCATTGCTTGCCAGCGGCGGCAACTACATCTACCGCGCCGTGCCACGGGATGACGAGCGCTACTTCGGCGTGCAACTGCGCAAGGATTTCTGAGATGAGCAGACAGTTGAAACTCGGCGCATTCCTCATGGCCACCGGACACCACGTGGCGGCGTGGCGTCATCCTGATGTGCCTGCGAATGCGGGACTGGATTTCGCCCATTACAAGCGCCTGGCGCAGATTGCCGAGGCGGCGAAGTTCGATGCGTTGTTTGTTGCTGACAGCGTCGCCGCGCCGACCCAGGATATCGCCAGTCGCATGGCACGCTCCGATCACTTTGAACCGCTGACGTTGCTCTCAGCGCTGAGTGCGGTGACCGAGCACATCGGCTTGATCGCCACGGCGACCACCAGTTACAACGAGCCGTATCATGTGGCGCGCAAATTCGCTTCGCTCGATCACCTGTCGGGGGGGCGAGCAGGGTGGAATCTGGTGACCTCGGACAATGCTTCCGAGGCGTTGAATTTCGGACGCGACGAACATATCGGCCATGCCGAACGCTACAGCCGTGCCCGCGAATTTCATCAGGTAGTCACCGGGCTTTGGGACAGCTGGGAGGATGATGCCTTCATTCGCGACAAGGCCAGCGGGGCGTATTACGACCCTGCGAAACTGCACGTGCTGGATCACGTCGGTGAGCACTTCCGGGTCAAAGGCCCGCTGAACGTTGCGCGTTCACCGCAGGGGCAACCGGTGATTGTTCAGGCCGGATCTTCCGAAACCGGGCGCGAATTGGCAGCGCAGACGGCTGAAGTGGTGTTCACCGCGCAGGCCTCGCTGGCCAATGCCCAGGCGTTCTACGCCGATCTCAAAGGGCGCTTGCCGAAATACGGTCGCAGCGCCGATTCGCTGAAAATCATGCCCGGGGTTTTTGTTGTGGTCGGCGGTACCGAAGCCGAGGCGCAGGAAAAATGTGAAACGTTTCAGCAATTAGTCGAACCCGAGGTTGGCGTCGCCTTGCTTGGGCGTATGCTGGGCAACTTCGATTTGTCGAAGTACCCGCTGGACGGTCCGTTGCCTGAGTTGCCGCTGACGGAAAGCGGCCAGCGGAGCCGGCAGAAATTGCTCACTGAGTTGGCGGGGCGGGAGAACCTTAGCCTTGCCGAACTGGGTCGCAAGATTGCTGGCGGACGCGGGCATTACAGCCTGGTCGGTACGCCGGAGCAGATCGCTGATCGCTTGCAGGAATGGTTCGAACAGGGCGCTGCGGACGGCTTCAACGTGCTGGTGCCGCACCTGCCAGGCGGGCTTGAAGACTTCGCCAATGGCGTGGTCCCGGAACTGCAACGGCGTGGGCTGTTCAGAACGGAGTATGAGGGCCGGACGTTGCGCGAGAACCTTGGCCTGGCCCGACCCGGCAATCGATTTGTGTAACACCCTTCGCGAGCAAGTTCGCTTCCACAGGGAAATGCATTCCAAAGGTGGGAGCGAGCTTGCTCGCGAAGCAGTCGACACCCCATTCAAGACAGACAAGAGAGGATTCGATGACTTACACCGCTGCCGAAAACCGCTATGACTCCATCCCTTACCGCCGCGTCGGGCGCAGCGGTCTGGTGTTGCCGGCGCTGTCGTTGGGCCTATGGCACAACTTCGGCGACAGCACGCCGATCGACACCCAACGCGCCTTGCTGCGCACTGCGTTCGACCTGGGCATCAACCACTTCGACCTGGCCAACAACTACGGCCCGCCGTACGGCAGCGCCGAGATCAATTTTGGTCGTCTGCTGCGCGAAGACTTCAAGCAGTACCGCGACGAGCTGATCATCTCCAGCAAGGCCGGTTGGGACATGTGGCCCGGCCCTTACGGTCAGGGCGGTGGCTCGCGCAAATACGTGCTGGCCAGCCTCGACCAGAGCCTGCAACGCCTGGGGCTCGACTATGTGGATATCTTCTATTCCCACCGCTTCGACCCGGATACCCCATTGGAAGAAACCGCCAGCGCCCTCGCCACTGCAGTGCAGCAGGGCAAGGCGTTGTACATCGGCATCTCGTCGTATTCCGGGGTGAAAACCCGCGAGATCGCGGCGCTGTTGAAAGAGTGGAAAGTGCCGCTGCTGATTCATCAACCAGCGTACAACCTGCTCAATCGCTGGGTGGAAAAAGACCTGCTCGATACTACGGATGAACTCGGCACTGGTGTGATCGCCTTCACCCCGCTGGCGCAAGGTCTGCTCACCGACAAATACCTCAACGGCGTGCCGGCGGATGCGCGGGTCAATCGTCCGGGCGGTGGTTCGTTACAGGCTTCGCACTTGTCCGAGGCCAACATCGCTCACGTGCGCGCACTGAACGAGATCGCCAAGCGCCGTGGTCAGAGCCTGGCGCAACTGGCGCTGGCGTGGACGCTGCGCGATCCGCGGGTGACCTCGGCGCTGATTGGTGCGAGCCGGCCGGAGCAGATTATCGAGAACGTTGGGGCGCTGAAGAATTTGAGCTTCAGTGCTGAAGAGTTGGCGGAGATTGACCGGTTTGCCCAAGAGGGCGGGATCAATCTTTGGGAGAAGCCTTCGACGGCGGAGTGATGAAGGTTGGGTTGGATCAGCAAGATCCAACCCCCTCACCCCAGCCCTCTCCCCCAAGGGGGGCGAGGGGGAAAGGGAGCCGATCTTCATGCCTTTCAAAGCTTGAGTTCAACCCGATATTTCAGGTCGATGTAGCTTGTACAAACACCTCGGTCAGTCCCCTCTCCCTCGGGGCGGTCCGACGTTTCGGGAGGGTTAGGGTGAGGGGCTTTTGGCTGTAAAACGGCTCAGCGAAAAAACGGCACATCCCCCAACACCGTCGCCCGCTGCATCACCCGCCGCGCCGGCCGATAATCATCCACCGCGTAATGCTGCGTCACGCGGTTGTCCCAGAACGCAATATCGTCCTGCTGCCAACGCCAGCGAATGGTGAATTCCGGCCGCGTCGCATGGGCGAACAGAAACTTCAGAATCGCCTCGCTCTCGGTTTCCGACAGCTCATTGATCTTCGAGGTGAAGCCTTCATTCACGAACAACGATCGCCGTCCACTGACCGGATGCGTACGAATCACCGGGTGCGACAGCGGTGGATTCTTGCGTCTTGCCTCTTCCCACTGTGCCAACGCTTCAGGCGTATTGCCGTAGCGCTCCAGCGGAAACGAGCGAGTGAAATCGTGAGTCGCGGTCAGCCCTTCGAGCAAACTTTTCATCGGCGCCGACAGCGCTTCGTACGCAGCAATCCCACTGGCCCACAGCGTGTCGCCACCAAACTCCGGCAGCAACTTGGCGCTGAGCACCGCGCCCATCGCCGGGGTCGGCAAGAAGGTCACGTCGGTGTGCCAGATCGCGTTGTCGCGCACGTCGGTGACGGCGGTGTCGAGGATCAGCACTTCCGGCTGTTCCGGTACGTTCGGGTAGATCGGGTGGATGTGCAGGTCACCGAAATACGCAGCGAAGCGCGCCTGTTGCGGCGGCTCGATTGGCTGGTTGCGGAAGAACAGTACTTGGTATTTGAGCAGCGCCTGCTCGATGGCGTCGCGGTGTTCCAGGCTCAGCGGCTGGCTGATGTCGACACCGCTGATCTGCGCGCCGAGGGCCGAGCTTAATGGGGTGATGTTGAGGCTGCTCATGGTCTTTCTCTTCAATTTCGGTCATCACTCCCTGTAGGAGCTGCCGCAGGCTGCGATCTTTTGATCTTGCTTTTAAGAAGATCAGAATCAAAGGATCGCAGCCCTCGGCTGCTCCTACACGGGGATTCAAAAACGGGATGTTTTAGTGGGCCTGGCCGTGCCATGGCACCAGTTTGCGTTGCAGGGCGCGCAGGCCCATTTCCATGGCGAAGGCGATCAGGGCGATGACCAGAATCCCCAGCACCACCACATCGGTGACCAGGAACTGCGCAGCCGACTGCACCATGAAGCCCAAACCGCTGGTGGCCGCGATCAGTTCAGCAGCAACCAAGGTCGACCAACCCACGCCCAGACCAATACGCACACCCGTGAGAATGTCCGGCAGAGCGCTCGGCAAAATCACATGGCGAATCAACTGCAAACGCGTCGCGCCCAACGACTGCGCTGCGCGCAATTTCGCCGGATCAACCGTGCGCACACCAGTCGCGGTGGCAATGGCAATCGGCGCGAAAATCGCCAGATAGATCAGCAGCACTTTCGACAACTCGCCGATGCCGCACCAGATCACGATCAGCGGCAAATAGGCCAGCGGTGGGATAGGGCGGTAGAACTCGATCAGCGGATCGAGCACGCCACGGGCAATGCGGTTGGCGCCGATAGCGATGCCCACCGGTACAGCGGTCAGAATCGCAAAACCAAGACCCAGACCGATGCGACTCAGGCTCGCGCCCAAGTGCTGCCACAGCGTCGAGTCCATGTAACCGGTAGTCGCCAGCAACCAGCCTTTTTGCAGTACGGCGGACGGTGGTGGCAGGAACAGCGGCTCGATCAATCCAGTGGCCGTCACCGCCCACCAGATGGCCAACAAAGCGAACAGCGTCAGCAGGCTGATCCAGCGTGTGCTGAGGCTACGGCGTACGGGAATCACCGCCGAAGCGCTGACGGGTTTTACCGCAGCCGAGGAAACGTCGTAACTGCTCATGCGCGCTCCTGCCGTTGTGCGGCGCTGCGTTGCGAGAACACTTTGCTCAGCACGTGTTCGCGGGTTTCGATAAAACGCGGATCGGATTTGATCGCACGGGCGGACTCGCCAGCGGCGTAACGCTGACCGAAGTCCAGGTGCAGGCGCTCGACGATTTGCCCCGGATTCGGTGCGAGCAGAATCAGGTCAGTGGCGAGGAACACCGCTTCTTCAATGTCGTGGGTAATCAGGAAAACCGGCTTGGCCGTGCGCTGCCAGACTTGCAGCAACAGCTCCTGCATCTGTTCGCGGGTGAATGCGTCGAGGGCGCCGAAGGGTTCGTCCATCAGCAATACACGCGGGTCAGCGGCGAGGGCGCGGGCGAGGCCGACACGTTGTTTCTGGCCACCGGACAGTTGCCAGATACGACGGCGTTCGAAACCGGAAAGATCGACCAGCGCGAGCATTTCCCGGGCGATTTTTTCGCGTTTGTCTTTGGCAACACCGGCCAGTTCCAGACCGAACGCGACGTTGGCCAACACATCCTGCCAAGGCAGCAGCGCGTCGTCCTGGAACACCACGCCACGCTCGGCGCTCGGGCCTTTGACCGGCACGCCGTCGAGGGTGATGCGCCCGGCGCTCGGTTCGACGAAACCGGCAATCAGGTTCAACAGCGAAGTCTTGCCACTGCCGGACGGGCCGAGGGCGACCAGCAATTGCTGAGGCCCCAAGGTCAGAGAAATATCCGCCAGCACCGGTTCCGGGCTGCCCGGGTACTGTGCGCTGATGCGCTCCAGCTGTAGCAAGGCCATCGCAGTTAACTCCGATCAGTTGGTGATGTATTTGGCGCTGACGTACGGCGCGTAGTCCGGCAGAACGGCTTCGACCTTGCCTTGCTCCTTGAGGAACGCGGCGGTGTCGGTGATGGCTTTGGTGGTCGGCGCGCCGAGGGTGATCACCTGATCAGCCGCCAGCGGGTAGACGTTGCCTTGCAGCAGCAGCGGAATGTCGCTGGCCTTGGCGCCGGAGAGTTTCACCAGCTTGTCGACGTTGGACTGATCGGCGAGCCAGGCTTTCGGGTCTTTGCGGTAATCGGCGTAGGCGTCGAGGGTGACCTTAGCGAACGCGGTGACGATTTCCGGGTGTTTCTCGGCGAAGTCTTTACGCACGATCCACGCATCGAAAGTCGGCGCGCCGAACTTGGCCAGTTCGCCGGAAGTGATCAGCACTTTGCCGTTTTCCTTGGCCACGCCGAGTGCCGGATCCCAAACGTAGGTAGCGTCGATATCACCGCGTTTCCACGCCGCGATGATCGCTGGCGGCGCGAGGTTGAGCACGGTGACTTTCGACGGGTCGATGTTCCAGTGCTTCAGCGCGGCGAGCAGGCTGTAGTGACCGGTGGACACGAACGGCACGGCGATTTTCTTGCCGATCAGATCCTGCGGAGTCTTGATGCCGGAACCGTCGCGGGCGACCAGTGCTTCGGCGGCGCCGATCTGAGTGGCGATGAGGAAAGTTTCGACCGGGACTTTGCGGGTGATCGCAGCAGTCAGCGGGCTCGAACCGAGGTAGCCGATCTGCACGTCACCGGAGGCGATGGCGGCGATGATGTCCGCGCCGTTGTCGAACTTGCGCCAGGCGATATCGGCTTTGGTGGCTTTTTCGTAAGCGCCGTCGGCCTGGGCGACTTTCGCCGGGTCAACGGTGGTTTGGTAGGCGACGGTGAGGTCGGCGGCCTGAGCCAGAAAACTCGCGGCAGCCAGAGTGGCCACGGCGAGCAGGCGAAGCGGGAAATTCAGTTTCATTGAACAGCTCCATATCAGGCGACCGAGCGTCGGCGTGAAAGGAGACTAAATGATCTAAGAATCGGTAAATAAATAACTTTTTCGAATGAGCTTATGAGCGGAAAAATCTAAGGCTTGGTGGAATTGGAGGGTGGAGATCGTTCCCACGCTCTGCGTGGGAATGCAGCCGGTGACGCTCCGCGTCACCTGGACGCGGAGCGTCCCTTGAGGCGTTACCACGCGGAGCGTGGGAACGATCAGAATTGTGGATATTTCGGATCTTGCGTTCGACGTTAGATCTTTGCCCCCTCACCCCAGCCCTCTCCCCCAGGGGGGCGAGGGGGAAAGGGGGCCGATCTCTGTGCTTTTCAAGGCCTGAGCTCGGCTCGGTATTTCACGTCAGCGTACTTCGCACCAACAACCCGGTCAGTCCCCTCTCCCCCAGGGGGGGCGAGGGGAAAGGGAGCCGATCTCTGTGCTTTTCGAGCCTGAGTTCGACTCGGTATTTCAGGTC encodes:
- the betT gene encoding choline transporter BetT, producing the protein MNPPVFYFAATVILLFGLVVIAMPEQAGAWLLEAQNWAANTVGWYYMLAMTLYLVFVVVTALSGYGKIKLGADHDEPEFSYLSWAGMLFAAGISITLFFFCVSEPLTHMLQPPQGEAGTADAARQAMQILFLHWGLHGWGVFAFVGMALAYFAYRHNLPLALRSALYPLIGKRINGPIGYAVDGFGIIATVFGLGADMGFGVLHLNSGLDYLFGIAHTQWIQVGLIPLMMGAAIIVAVSGVDKGVRVMSDINMLLACALLLFVLFAGPTQHLLNTLIQNIGDYLGALPMKSFDLYAYDKPSDWLGGWTVFYWAWWIAWSPFVGLFIARISRGRTIREFVFGVLLIPLGFTLAWMSIFGNSAIDQVLNHGMSALGMSALDNPSMSIYLLLETYPWSKTVIAVTVFISFVFFVTSADSGTVVLSTLSAKGGTPDEDGPKWLRVFWGAMTALITSALLFSGSIDALKSAVVLTSLPFSLILLLMMWGLHKAFYLESQKQIAQLHSLAPVSGSRRGTGGWRQRLSQAVHFPSRDEVYRFMDTTVRPAIEEVTAVFVEKGLNVVTQPDPANDSVSLEIGHGDAHPFIYQVQMRGYFTPSFARGGMGSKQLNNRRYYRAEVHLSEGSQDYDLVGYTKEQIINDILDQYERHMQFLHLVR
- a CDS encoding LacI family DNA-binding transcriptional regulator, which gives rise to MSEEKPRKRRGAGRVTLNAVARQAGVSAITVSRYFNQPEQVSPERRERIAAVVAELGYVPNLVAGGLASARGKIVGMVIPNISGPIFANTIQGFSDTLSRHGYQLLLASSYFSTEQEENAVRAFLGWSPAALVLTSHFHSAGTEKMIAEADIPVIETWDYQPDREPMQIGFSHFEVGVTAARYLLEKGYQRIAFVQNSAAGDFSALERRDGYAATLRESGLDPWVYAPDADRAPFKAGKQAMDALMNTTPRPDAIIFANDNLAAGGLLAGQRAGLKIPEDCAVLGFGNYPFAEMLLPSLSTIKPPALEIGVLAATRVLESLGVLPSDELQRLNLLQCQVIEREST
- a CDS encoding TonB-dependent receptor, with the protein product MHNIPGATHTLAQSIRAAGWLFTGLAALPLPNAFAAESSDQEPTLKSVTVTATRREESLQKVPVAVSVIDGEQLERDNRNGVASIVQQVPSLNFRTGASNKDTSLFVRGVGTISTSPGVEPTVATVIDGVVYARPGQSTLDLLDLERVEVLRGPQGTLFGKNASAGVLNITSKAPTAETHGYIDQSYYSGNESRTRFGIGGSLIPDTLKGSISTLFGTYDGNVDNKHNGQEVNGYNHRGVRGKLEFTPNDDVTFTLIADYMQSHDDGPNGVVSKSLTPAFANALSPVNASSHNRDINTDTRSHVEDTNKGLSGQLDWQLGDYTLTSITAWRGWDNTQYQDGDRLGTVTAAFPGTADKGDLAFDQYSQELRLASPKGEFLEYVGGLFYMHGKDDETYQRTLTTTTRTDRGVADYSTTSDSYAVFGESTLNFTSDFRGIAGLRYTHDELEYDHRRVSTSATTVSGIQPATSSSGSVDEDGWSGRLGVQYDLSDTVTTYLTYSRGYKGPAYNVFFNMQPRDTEALKPETSNTWEAGIKATSWNNRLTTNLAVFHSDYDNYQANFFDTVAGQVVTRLINAGSVSTEGVELDYALQATQQLKLSGALAYTRARIDEFACPAGAAASCNVNGKPLPFSPDWKSYVRADYTIPLDNGLDIELGTDYSWQSEVQYDISQNVDTKQGAYGLWNASVALADYSNGWRVALLGKNLTDKSYSPLLASGGNYIYRAVPRDDERYFGVQLRKDF
- a CDS encoding LLM class flavin-dependent oxidoreductase, whose translation is MSRQLKLGAFLMATGHHVAAWRHPDVPANAGLDFAHYKRLAQIAEAAKFDALFVADSVAAPTQDIASRMARSDHFEPLTLLSALSAVTEHIGLIATATTSYNEPYHVARKFASLDHLSGGRAGWNLVTSDNASEALNFGRDEHIGHAERYSRAREFHQVVTGLWDSWEDDAFIRDKASGAYYDPAKLHVLDHVGEHFRVKGPLNVARSPQGQPVIVQAGSSETGRELAAQTAEVVFTAQASLANAQAFYADLKGRLPKYGRSADSLKIMPGVFVVVGGTEAEAQEKCETFQQLVEPEVGVALLGRMLGNFDLSKYPLDGPLPELPLTESGQRSRQKLLTELAGRENLSLAELGRKIAGGRGHYSLVGTPEQIADRLQEWFEQGAADGFNVLVPHLPGGLEDFANGVVPELQRRGLFRTEYEGRTLRENLGLARPGNRFV
- the mgrA gene encoding L-glyceraldehyde 3-phosphate reductase; amino-acid sequence: MTYTAAENRYDSIPYRRVGRSGLVLPALSLGLWHNFGDSTPIDTQRALLRTAFDLGINHFDLANNYGPPYGSAEINFGRLLREDFKQYRDELIISSKAGWDMWPGPYGQGGGSRKYVLASLDQSLQRLGLDYVDIFYSHRFDPDTPLEETASALATAVQQGKALYIGISSYSGVKTREIAALLKEWKVPLLIHQPAYNLLNRWVEKDLLDTTDELGTGVIAFTPLAQGLLTDKYLNGVPADARVNRPGGGSLQASHLSEANIAHVRALNEIAKRRGQSLAQLALAWTLRDPRVTSALIGASRPEQIIENVGALKNLSFSAEELAEIDRFAQEGGINLWEKPSTAE
- the tauD gene encoding taurine dioxygenase gives rise to the protein MSSLNITPLSSALGAQISGVDISQPLSLEHRDAIEQALLKYQVLFFRNQPIEPPQQARFAAYFGDLHIHPIYPNVPEQPEVLILDTAVTDVRDNAIWHTDVTFLPTPAMGAVLSAKLLPEFGGDTLWASGIAAYEALSAPMKSLLEGLTATHDFTRSFPLERYGNTPEALAQWEEARRKNPPLSHPVIRTHPVSGRRSLFVNEGFTSKINELSETESEAILKFLFAHATRPEFTIRWRWQQDDIAFWDNRVTQHYAVDDYRPARRVMQRATVLGDVPFFR
- the tauC gene encoding taurine ABC transporter permease TauC, whose amino-acid sequence is MSSYDVSSAAVKPVSASAVIPVRRSLSTRWISLLTLFALLAIWWAVTATGLIEPLFLPPPSAVLQKGWLLATTGYMDSTLWQHLGASLSRIGLGLGFAILTAVPVGIAIGANRIARGVLDPLIEFYRPIPPLAYLPLIVIWCGIGELSKVLLIYLAIFAPIAIATATGVRTVDPAKLRAAQSLGATRLQLIRHVILPSALPDILTGVRIGLGVGWSTLVAAELIAATSGLGFMVQSAAQFLVTDVVVLGILVIALIAFAMEMGLRALQRKLVPWHGQAH
- the tauB gene encoding taurine ABC transporter ATP-binding subunit; translated protein: MALLQLERISAQYPGSPEPVLADISLTLGPQQLLVALGPSGSGKTSLLNLIAGFVEPSAGRITLDGVPVKGPSAERGVVFQDDALLPWQDVLANVAFGLELAGVAKDKREKIAREMLALVDLSGFERRRIWQLSGGQKQRVGLARALAADPRVLLMDEPFGALDAFTREQMQELLLQVWQRTAKPVFLITHDIEEAVFLATDLILLAPNPGQIVERLHLDFGQRYAAGESARAIKSDPRFIETREHVLSKVFSQRSAAQRQERA